The Pseudofrankia inefficax genome window below encodes:
- a CDS encoding acyl-CoA synthetase, translated as MEFNLADLFEHAADRFPDRDALVAGPARRTFPQLEERANRMAHHLRGAGVTPGAHVAIYAYNVAEWVEAMVAIYKIRAVCVNVNFRYVAEELAYLLDNASPVALVFQRQFTDRVAEVAPKVASLRHLVVIEDGTEGADAEALGAVRYEDALAASRPDRDFEPRSGDDHYLLYTGGTTGLPKGVLWRQEDVIFALGGGIDLMTGERARDPGELTEKGAAGVVTSLPIAPLMHGATQWCLNTGLSKGQRTVLVDAFDPAEVWRLVEAERVNMVMITGDAMARPLLDTLDDAQRAGRDLSSLYAVSSSAALFSPVLKEAFMERLGVIITDGVGASEAGSHGVSIAAKGQVAAEAGVRVKAIDDALVVDENLRPLPVGEIGRLARRGNIPIGYLGDPQRSAQVFRVGPDGRRYSVPGDFARLEADGGITLLGRGSATINSGGEKIFPEEVESALKSHPDVYDVIVVGVPHERWGETVAAVVAARPGKTPTLVELQTHCRAHVAGYKVPRVLRLVDAVRRTPSGKADLAWAKQAAGSAPPVA; from the coding sequence ATGGAGTTCAACCTCGCCGACCTCTTCGAGCACGCGGCCGACCGTTTTCCCGACCGGGACGCCCTCGTCGCCGGCCCGGCCCGGCGCACGTTTCCCCAGTTGGAGGAACGCGCGAACCGGATGGCGCACCACTTACGCGGCGCCGGGGTGACGCCCGGCGCGCATGTCGCCATCTACGCCTACAACGTCGCCGAATGGGTCGAGGCGATGGTCGCGATCTACAAGATCCGCGCGGTCTGCGTGAACGTGAACTTCCGGTACGTCGCCGAGGAGCTCGCCTACCTGCTCGACAACGCCTCGCCCGTCGCGCTCGTCTTCCAGCGCCAGTTCACCGACCGGGTCGCCGAGGTCGCGCCGAAGGTCGCCAGCCTGCGCCACCTCGTCGTCATCGAGGACGGCACCGAGGGGGCCGACGCCGAGGCGCTCGGCGCGGTCCGCTACGAGGACGCCCTCGCGGCGTCCCGGCCCGACCGGGACTTCGAGCCCCGCTCCGGCGACGACCACTACCTGCTCTACACCGGCGGGACGACCGGGCTGCCCAAGGGCGTGCTGTGGCGGCAGGAGGACGTCATCTTCGCGCTCGGCGGCGGCATCGACCTGATGACGGGGGAGCGGGCCCGCGACCCGGGGGAGCTGACCGAGAAGGGCGCCGCCGGCGTCGTGACGTCGCTGCCGATCGCGCCGCTCATGCACGGAGCGACCCAGTGGTGCCTGAACACCGGGCTGAGCAAGGGCCAGCGCACGGTCCTTGTCGACGCGTTCGACCCGGCGGAGGTCTGGCGGCTGGTCGAGGCCGAGCGCGTCAACATGGTCATGATCACCGGGGACGCGATGGCCCGGCCGCTGCTGGACACCCTGGACGACGCCCAGCGAGCCGGGCGCGACCTGTCGTCGCTGTACGCGGTGTCGTCCAGTGCCGCGTTGTTCTCGCCGGTGCTCAAGGAGGCGTTCATGGAACGCCTCGGAGTGATCATCACGGACGGTGTCGGCGCCTCCGAGGCCGGCTCGCACGGGGTGAGCATCGCGGCGAAGGGCCAGGTCGCCGCCGAGGCGGGCGTCCGGGTGAAGGCGATCGACGACGCGCTGGTCGTCGACGAGAACCTCCGGCCGCTGCCGGTCGGGGAGATCGGCCGGCTGGCCCGCCGGGGCAACATCCCGATCGGCTACCTGGGCGACCCGCAGCGGTCCGCCCAGGTGTTCCGTGTTGGCCCGGACGGACGGCGCTACTCGGTTCCCGGCGACTTCGCCCGCCTGGAGGCCGACGGCGGCATCACGCTGCTCGGGCGGGGCTCGGCGACTATCAACTCGGGCGGGGAGAAGATTTTCCCCGAGGAGGTCGAGAGTGCGCTCAAGAGTCATCCGGACGTGTACGACGTGATCGTCGTCGGTGTGCCGCACGAGCGCTGGGGTGAGACGGTGGCCGCCGTCGTCGCGGCCCGGCCGGGGAAGACGCCCACGCTCGTGGAGCTGCAGACCCACTGCCGCGCCCACGTCGCCGGCTACAAGGTGCCGCGGGTCCTGCGCCTCGTGGACGCCGTCCGGCGCACGCCGTCCGGGAAGGCCGACCTCGCCTGGGCCAAGCAGGCCGCCGGTTCGGCGCCTCCGGTCGCGTGA
- a CDS encoding response regulator, with protein sequence MTDATAPVIRVVIADDHRIVLDGLAALLDSIDGIEVVGEATSGEAAVTLVRSLQPDVVLMDIEMPGIGGVEATRRIRASHSATAVLMLTMYGEDEFVFSALRAGARGYLLKGARQDDVIRTINAVARGDAVFGADIAGRVLTAFTDPRPAGVTFPQLTDREREVLVLVADGWPNHRIAHRLGLSAKTVANHVSSILAKLHAPDRAAAILQARRAGLGEAS encoded by the coding sequence ATGACCGACGCGACCGCTCCGGTGATCCGGGTCGTCATCGCCGACGATCACCGCATCGTTCTGGACGGGCTTGCCGCCCTGCTGGACTCCATCGACGGCATCGAGGTGGTCGGTGAGGCCACCTCGGGCGAAGCCGCCGTCACGCTGGTCCGCTCGCTCCAGCCCGACGTCGTGCTCATGGATATCGAGATGCCGGGAATCGGCGGCGTCGAGGCGACGCGGCGGATCCGAGCCAGCCACTCCGCGACCGCGGTCCTCATGCTGACGATGTACGGCGAGGACGAGTTCGTGTTCTCCGCCCTGCGCGCGGGCGCCCGCGGCTACCTGCTCAAGGGCGCCCGGCAGGACGACGTCATCCGCACCATCAACGCCGTCGCCCGCGGCGACGCCGTGTTCGGAGCCGACATCGCGGGCCGGGTCCTGACGGCGTTCACCGACCCCCGCCCGGCCGGGGTGACCTTCCCCCAGCTCACCGACCGGGAGCGTGAGGTGCTCGTGCTGGTCGCCGACGGCTGGCCCAACCACCGGATCGCGCACCGGCTCGGGCTGAGCGCGAAGACCGTCGCCAACCACGTTTCCAGCATCCTCGCGAAACTCCACGCTCCCGACCGGGCCGCGGCGATTCTGCAGGCCCGCCGGGCGGGCCTCGGCGAAGCCAGCTAG
- a CDS encoding acyl-CoA dehydrogenase family protein translates to MRVAYSQEQEQLRQELRDYFAQLVTPELGAELATGETTLLGKDGAYCRVIRQMGKDGWLGIGWPAEYGGQSRTMLEQLVFGDEATLAGVPIPLLTMNSVGPTIMEYGTQDQKDFFLPKILAGELHFSIGYSEPGAGTDLASLRTRADRDGDGWVINGQKMWTSVIQVADYVWLAARTDQSQARHRGLSVFCVPTDAPGFSWTPVPTISGGITSQTFYTDVHVPAEALVGEVNGGWKLITGQLNHERVALCSAAGIQQLLLWTRRWAQETPAPEGGRIIDRPLVRANLGTVHAKVEFLKLINWKIAWGVDHGARLGPAQASATKIFGTEFAVEAYRLLMECLDDDAYLTRPGPGEGRDSPGAVLAGRLERAYRQILMLTFGGGTNEIQRDMIAMLGLGLPRPPR, encoded by the coding sequence ATGCGCGTCGCCTACAGCCAGGAGCAGGAGCAGCTGCGCCAGGAGCTGCGGGACTACTTCGCCCAGCTGGTCACGCCGGAGCTCGGCGCCGAGCTCGCCACCGGCGAGACGACGCTGCTGGGCAAGGACGGCGCCTACTGCCGGGTGATCCGCCAGATGGGCAAGGACGGCTGGCTGGGGATCGGCTGGCCGGCCGAGTACGGCGGCCAGAGCCGGACCATGCTCGAACAGCTCGTCTTCGGCGACGAGGCGACGCTTGCCGGCGTTCCGATCCCGCTGCTGACGATGAACAGCGTCGGGCCGACGATCATGGAGTACGGCACCCAGGACCAGAAGGACTTCTTCCTGCCGAAGATCCTCGCCGGCGAGCTGCACTTCTCGATCGGCTACTCCGAGCCCGGCGCCGGGACCGACCTCGCGAGCCTGCGGACCAGAGCCGACCGGGACGGCGACGGCTGGGTGATCAACGGCCAGAAGATGTGGACCTCGGTCATCCAGGTCGCCGACTACGTCTGGCTCGCGGCCCGTACCGACCAGTCCCAGGCCCGCCACCGTGGGCTGTCGGTGTTCTGCGTGCCGACCGACGCGCCGGGCTTCTCCTGGACGCCGGTCCCGACGATCTCCGGCGGGATCACCAGCCAGACCTTCTACACCGACGTCCACGTCCCGGCCGAGGCGCTGGTCGGCGAGGTCAACGGCGGCTGGAAGCTGATCACCGGCCAGCTCAACCACGAGCGGGTCGCGCTGTGCTCGGCGGCGGGCATCCAGCAGTTGCTGCTGTGGACCCGGCGGTGGGCGCAGGAGACGCCGGCCCCGGAGGGCGGCCGGATCATCGACCGGCCGCTGGTGCGGGCCAACCTCGGGACCGTGCACGCCAAGGTCGAGTTCCTCAAGCTGATCAACTGGAAGATCGCCTGGGGCGTCGACCACGGGGCGCGGCTCGGCCCGGCGCAGGCGAGCGCGACGAAGATCTTCGGTACCGAGTTCGCCGTCGAGGCCTACCGGCTGCTGATGGAGTGCCTCGACGACGACGCCTACCTGACCCGGCCCGGGCCAGGCGAGGGCCGGGACTCGCCGGGCGCGGTGCTCGCCGGCCGGCTGGAGCGGGCCTACCGGCAGATCCTGATGCTCACCTTCGGCGGCGGCACCAACGAGATCCAGCGCGACATGATCGCGATGCTCGGACTCGGCCTGCCCCGGCCGCCGCGGTGA
- a CDS encoding acetyl-CoA acetyltransferase, which produces MSVPPDTPVLVGAAAAARLPDAVELMAAAAEAAALDAGVPGLLGHVDRVYVARGSWTDPNPGRPIATRFGAAKVHSVVAELGVLQQTLVTRGCLDVAAGRAEVVLVLGAEAAHTAGGVRLTAGRLGAPGRGGWNDEGPDEVLAPSDDILHRLEVRRGLYLPVWQYAVLESALRAAGGLGLAAHATEVAELWAGFSRVAAGNEDAWARDPVTPADLAASDRNPMMSWPYTRSHCSRAGVDQGAALLLCSARTALRLGVPRDRWVFPVAAAESNVMTPVSTRPDLARSHGFAAVGRRLTEVTGVAPADADLVDLYSCFPAAVRLQLRELGLAGRADLTVTGGMTFAGGPLNNYAFQSTVKMAQLLRAAEPGAHGLVTCVSGMVTKQGGLLWSTAPPSAGFRAEDVSAEVRAAEPPLPLVEDVPAGSGRVAGFTVVCEKGRPVRACAVVTLADGTRTVAASTASDLVTAMTTEEWVGRAVTVHGETLLASG; this is translated from the coding sequence GTGAGCGTCCCGCCGGACACGCCTGTTCTCGTCGGTGCCGCCGCGGCGGCCCGGCTGCCCGACGCGGTCGAACTGATGGCCGCCGCCGCCGAGGCCGCGGCACTCGACGCGGGTGTCCCGGGCCTGCTCGGTCACGTCGACCGGGTGTACGTCGCCCGTGGCTCCTGGACCGACCCGAACCCGGGCCGCCCGATCGCGACGCGGTTCGGCGCGGCGAAGGTCCACTCGGTCGTCGCCGAGCTCGGCGTGCTGCAGCAGACCCTCGTGACCCGAGGCTGTCTGGACGTCGCGGCCGGCCGGGCCGAGGTCGTGCTGGTGCTCGGCGCCGAGGCGGCGCACACCGCCGGCGGGGTCCGGCTGACCGCGGGCCGCCTGGGCGCCCCGGGCCGCGGCGGGTGGAACGACGAGGGCCCTGACGAGGTCCTGGCCCCGAGCGACGACATCCTGCACCGGCTGGAGGTGCGGCGCGGCCTGTACCTGCCGGTCTGGCAGTACGCGGTGCTGGAGTCCGCGCTCCGGGCCGCGGGCGGCCTCGGCCTCGCCGCGCACGCCACCGAGGTCGCCGAGCTGTGGGCCGGCTTCTCCCGCGTCGCCGCCGGCAACGAGGACGCCTGGGCGCGCGACCCGGTCACCCCGGCGGATCTCGCCGCTTCGGACCGCAACCCGATGATGTCCTGGCCCTACACCCGTTCGCACTGCTCCCGGGCCGGGGTCGACCAGGGAGCGGCGTTGCTGCTGTGCTCGGCGCGGACCGCCCTTCGGCTCGGGGTGCCGCGCGACCGGTGGGTCTTCCCGGTGGCGGCCGCCGAGTCCAACGTCATGACGCCGGTCTCGACGCGGCCCGACCTGGCCCGCTCGCACGGGTTCGCCGCTGTCGGCCGCCGGCTCACGGAGGTCACCGGGGTCGCGCCGGCCGACGCCGACCTCGTCGACCTCTACAGCTGTTTCCCCGCCGCGGTCCGGCTGCAGCTCCGCGAGCTCGGCCTCGCCGGCCGGGCCGACCTCACCGTCACCGGTGGCATGACCTTCGCCGGCGGTCCGCTGAACAACTACGCCTTCCAGTCGACGGTGAAGATGGCCCAGCTCCTTCGGGCCGCCGAGCCGGGCGCCCACGGGCTGGTCACCTGCGTGTCGGGCATGGTCACGAAGCAGGGCGGCCTGCTGTGGAGCACCGCCCCGCCGTCGGCCGGCTTCCGCGCCGAGGACGTCTCCGCCGAGGTCCGAGCCGCCGAGCCGCCGCTTCCGCTGGTCGAGGACGTGCCGGCGGGGTCCGGTCGGGTGGCCGGCTTCACCGTGGTCTGCGAGAAGGGACGGCCGGTACGGGCGTGCGCCGTCGTCACCCTCGCCGACGGGACCCGCACCGTGGCCGCCAGCACCGCGTCGGACCTGGTAACCGCGATGACCACCGAGGAATGGGTCGGCCGCGCCGTGACCGTCCACGGCGAAACGCTCCTGGCGTCCGGCTAG
- a CDS encoding acyl-CoA dehydrogenase family protein, which yields MDFAYTEEQRELAALAAQILDRMVTPERLTAIEADVLAGHGDGLDRELWAELAKANLLGVGVPEEFGGLGYGVFEECLVLEAAGRVLAPVPLWASATAAAGAIAAHGTPAQRETWLPALVSGEKVVTVALAEPRGSDAATPATTAAPTPTGWRLDGVKTAVPYAAAADAFLVPARTEHGVAVFLVDPATAGVSVERQLTTAREAVGLLTLDGVLVDEGAALGGPDGAAGTAVAVSLRDRATLGLCALQLGVTERAMRAAAEYTTNRVQFGRPIGSFQAVGHRLADCFIDVEAIRLTLWQAAWRFAEGQDATEAVATAKFWAADGGHRVASAVVHVHGGMGIAEEYFVHRYFLHAKRLEFTLGNAAEQARRLGTLLADTPAPAHV from the coding sequence ATGGATTTCGCCTACACCGAGGAACAGCGGGAGCTGGCCGCCCTGGCGGCCCAGATCCTCGACCGGATGGTCACCCCCGAGCGGCTCACCGCGATCGAGGCCGACGTGCTCGCCGGCCACGGTGACGGCCTCGACCGGGAGCTGTGGGCCGAGCTCGCGAAGGCGAACCTGCTCGGCGTGGGGGTGCCGGAGGAGTTCGGCGGCCTCGGCTACGGCGTGTTCGAGGAGTGCCTCGTGCTGGAGGCGGCGGGCCGGGTGCTCGCGCCGGTACCACTGTGGGCGTCGGCGACGGCCGCCGCCGGCGCGATCGCCGCCCACGGCACGCCCGCGCAGCGCGAGACCTGGCTGCCGGCCCTCGTCAGCGGCGAGAAGGTCGTCACCGTCGCGCTCGCCGAACCGCGCGGCTCCGACGCGGCCACTCCCGCCACGACGGCCGCCCCGACGCCCACGGGCTGGCGGCTGGACGGCGTGAAGACCGCGGTGCCGTACGCGGCCGCCGCCGACGCGTTCCTCGTCCCGGCCCGGACCGAGCACGGTGTCGCGGTCTTCCTGGTCGACCCGGCCACCGCCGGGGTGAGCGTCGAGCGTCAGCTCACCACGGCGCGCGAGGCCGTCGGGCTGCTCACGCTCGACGGCGTTCTCGTCGACGAGGGCGCCGCGCTCGGCGGCCCCGACGGCGCGGCCGGAACCGCCGTCGCCGTCTCGCTGCGCGACCGGGCGACGCTCGGGTTGTGCGCGCTCCAGCTCGGCGTCACGGAGCGAGCGATGCGCGCGGCCGCCGAGTACACCACCAACCGGGTCCAGTTCGGCCGCCCGATCGGATCGTTCCAGGCCGTCGGGCACCGGCTGGCCGACTGCTTCATCGACGTCGAGGCGATCCGGCTGACCCTGTGGCAGGCGGCCTGGCGGTTCGCCGAGGGGCAGGACGCGACGGAGGCCGTCGCCACCGCCAAGTTCTGGGCCGCCGACGGGGGCCACCGGGTCGCCAGCGCCGTCGTCCACGTCCACGGCGGCATGGGCATCGCCGAGGAGTACTTCGTCCACCGCTACTTCCTGCACGCCAAGCGGCTGGAGTTCACCCTGGGCAACGCCGCCGAACAGGCCCGCCGCCTCGGCACCCTCCTCGCCGACACCCCGGCCCCCGCCCACGTTTGA
- a CDS encoding crotonase/enoyl-CoA hydratase family protein, with amino-acid sequence MTASPHALVERDGHVLTVTLNRPHVRNAVTPEMIGILEKAWDEVNADPEIRVAILTGAGGAFCAGADLKQMSRRPPGEAFTGGGDGTRLAMDMSVMKWVLKGFTLTKPLIAAVEGPAIAGGTEILQGTDIRVAGESARFGVSEVRWGLFPLGGSAVKLRRQVPYAVAADLLLTGRHLGAAEAKEIGLVNYVVPDGTALAKAREIADVIAANGPVAVQAVLRTLRETESLPEDEAFRIESEIGMRVYLSDDAKIGPRAFAEKQRPRFTGR; translated from the coding sequence GTGACGGCCTCGCCGCACGCCCTCGTGGAGCGGGATGGGCACGTCCTGACCGTCACGCTCAACCGGCCGCACGTCCGCAATGCCGTCACCCCCGAGATGATCGGCATTCTGGAGAAGGCCTGGGACGAGGTGAACGCCGACCCGGAGATCCGGGTCGCGATCCTGACCGGAGCCGGCGGCGCCTTCTGCGCCGGCGCCGACCTGAAACAGATGTCCAGACGGCCGCCCGGTGAGGCCTTCACGGGCGGCGGTGACGGGACCAGGCTCGCGATGGACATGTCCGTCATGAAATGGGTTCTGAAGGGCTTCACGCTGACCAAACCGCTGATCGCGGCGGTCGAGGGGCCGGCGATCGCGGGCGGCACCGAGATTCTGCAGGGAACCGATATCCGGGTGGCGGGGGAGTCGGCCCGGTTCGGCGTCTCCGAGGTGCGCTGGGGGCTGTTCCCGCTGGGTGGCTCCGCGGTGAAGCTGCGCCGCCAGGTTCCCTACGCGGTCGCCGCCGACCTGCTGCTGACGGGCCGCCACCTCGGGGCGGCCGAGGCCAAGGAGATCGGCCTGGTCAACTACGTCGTCCCCGACGGCACCGCGCTCGCGAAGGCCCGGGAGATCGCCGACGTGATCGCCGCGAACGGCCCGGTCGCGGTGCAGGCCGTGCTGCGGACCCTGCGTGAGACCGAGTCGCTGCCCGAGGACGAGGCCTTCCGGATCGAGTCCGAGATCGGCATGCGGGTCTACCTGTCGGACGACGCGAAGATCGGCCCGCGCGCCTTCGCCGAAAAGCAGAGACCCCGTTTCACCGGACGTTGA
- a CDS encoding NACHT domain-containing protein: MGHLLLHSAEVLPLVGLSVAGLLNGVYQALLWLRRRAVTRGDRRRLGEREYALWRRLAEQSGQPVGKESLTAAIRRTRQDLAAAMVEGLSKEIRARLDRPASGAVGFACRELLESPDLLLETAFVSQDATITVPAQGPLPPTAPPDRKGFLVVGRPGTGKSVLCRGLESAWLADADPTRWLVTLDAVDFIAGAYPPPSRVGGREWLVDILQRRVLGSSLSVFERRVLDDALDSALTLVIDGLDEIVGLLGAADADRFLSSWAFSQAEVVTVRSSYYESVLRGSTSVVRRLHTVFSRAPDESWILRYIDVLSNRLLGSADAAAHAQTVKELWTREPAIRALASNPLLLTMLVWTHGYEGADGSIDRSSVYRQFVRQSLEREVRDGRNAVPSEVLISVLCELAWLRFRGSAGLAGRGTLQLAAALAGVPEAGRREVVDALETCPLLTLRARPAALDGEYDAGFYHKSFEEYFVARWVEDWIQGTTERGSDFFEQIDGPEVAFFVKESVYRLSRNPPLRRFAAQRLKGLLEKALADRGQSTDERSARISSFAAGRIAYYLGAIGDEPSRAWLERLVSEQTDFWVRRSGAIGLAFGGAPACVNAFIDEMRVGMESGNLAMARKNIAVELGFYGDQELDPLDPSADRGGESCRRLVSRTIAELGMDVEAANWRMILFDLNYLSRHREASASSFVAEIRPHRDELTRALRTLRADPRKACHPEISELEESLLAIGVG; encoded by the coding sequence GTGGGGCACCTGCTGCTGCACAGCGCCGAGGTCCTGCCCCTGGTCGGCCTCAGCGTCGCGGGTCTGCTGAACGGCGTCTACCAGGCCCTCCTGTGGTTGCGCAGACGGGCCGTCACCCGGGGCGACCGGCGTCGGCTGGGCGAACGTGAGTACGCGCTGTGGCGGCGCCTCGCCGAGCAGTCCGGGCAACCCGTCGGGAAGGAAAGCCTGACCGCGGCGATCCGACGGACGAGGCAGGATCTCGCGGCCGCCATGGTCGAGGGGCTGTCCAAGGAGATCCGGGCGAGGCTCGACCGGCCCGCGTCGGGTGCCGTCGGCTTCGCCTGCCGTGAACTGCTGGAGTCGCCGGATCTCCTGCTGGAGACGGCGTTCGTCAGCCAGGACGCCACCATCACGGTGCCGGCTCAAGGCCCCCTGCCGCCGACGGCGCCGCCCGACCGCAAGGGCTTCCTGGTCGTCGGGCGGCCCGGAACGGGCAAGTCCGTGCTGTGCCGTGGCCTCGAGTCCGCCTGGCTCGCCGACGCCGACCCGACCAGGTGGCTGGTGACTCTCGACGCGGTCGACTTCATCGCCGGCGCGTACCCACCGCCGTCGAGAGTAGGAGGGCGCGAGTGGCTGGTCGACATCCTGCAGAGGAGGGTCCTGGGCTCGTCGCTCTCGGTTTTCGAGCGACGCGTGCTGGATGATGCCCTCGACTCCGCGCTGACGCTGGTCATCGACGGCCTGGACGAGATCGTCGGCCTGCTGGGCGCCGCGGACGCCGACCGCTTCCTCTCCTCCTGGGCCTTCTCCCAGGCCGAGGTCGTGACGGTACGCAGCTCCTACTACGAGTCGGTTCTGCGGGGCAGTACCAGCGTGGTCCGGCGCCTCCACACCGTTTTCTCCCGGGCGCCCGACGAGTCCTGGATTCTGCGGTACATAGACGTGCTGTCCAACCGGCTGCTCGGCTCGGCCGACGCCGCGGCCCACGCCCAGACCGTCAAGGAGCTCTGGACCCGCGAGCCCGCGATCCGAGCCCTCGCCAGCAACCCGTTGCTGCTCACCATGCTGGTCTGGACCCACGGCTACGAAGGCGCCGACGGGTCCATCGACAGGTCCAGCGTGTATCGCCAGTTCGTCCGGCAGAGCCTGGAGCGGGAGGTCAGGGACGGGCGCAACGCGGTGCCGTCGGAAGTCCTGATCTCCGTCCTGTGCGAGCTGGCGTGGCTGAGGTTCCGAGGCTCGGCCGGCCTGGCGGGCAGGGGCACGCTCCAGCTGGCGGCGGCCCTGGCCGGGGTGCCGGAGGCCGGGCGGCGCGAGGTGGTCGACGCGCTGGAGACCTGCCCCCTGCTGACCTTGCGGGCGCGGCCGGCGGCGCTGGACGGGGAATACGACGCCGGCTTTTACCACAAGTCGTTCGAAGAATATTTCGTCGCGCGCTGGGTCGAGGACTGGATCCAGGGGACGACCGAGCGCGGCAGCGACTTCTTCGAGCAGATCGACGGCCCCGAGGTCGCCTTCTTCGTCAAGGAGTCGGTCTACCGTCTGTCGCGCAATCCGCCGCTGCGGCGCTTCGCGGCCCAACGACTGAAGGGGCTGCTGGAGAAGGCGCTCGCCGACCGCGGCCAGTCGACGGACGAGCGGTCCGCCCGGATCAGCAGCTTCGCCGCGGGGCGGATCGCCTACTACCTGGGCGCGATCGGGGATGAACCCAGCCGCGCCTGGCTCGAAAGGCTGGTCTCCGAGCAGACCGACTTCTGGGTCCGTCGGTCCGGCGCGATCGGGCTGGCCTTCGGCGGCGCCCCGGCCTGCGTCAACGCGTTCATCGACGAGATGCGCGTCGGGATGGAGTCGGGGAACCTCGCGATGGCGCGCAAGAACATCGCGGTGGAACTCGGTTTCTACGGCGACCAGGAGTTGGACCCGCTGGATCCCTCGGCCGACCGGGGCGGCGAGAGCTGCCGTCGCCTGGTGAGCCGGACGATCGCGGAACTGGGCATGGACGTCGAGGCCGCGAACTGGCGGATGATCCTGTTCGACCTCAACTACCTCTCCCGGCACCGAGAGGCCTCCGCCTCGTCGTTCGTGGCCGAGATCCGGCCGCATCGCGACGAACTCACGCGAGCGCTGCGGACGCTACGGGCCGATCCGCGCAAGGCCTGCCATCCCGAGATCTCGGAGCTCGAAGAAAGCCTTCTCGCCATCGGAGTCGGCTAG